The Anabaena sp. WA102 genome contains a region encoding:
- a CDS encoding low molecular weight protein-tyrosine-phosphatase, whose protein sequence is MPYKLLFVCLGNICRSPSAENIMNHLIDQARLNNTILCDSAGTAGYHIGAAPDRRMSAAAENKLGFKLIGQARQFQIRDFQEFDLILAMDRNNYDDILAVDPSGQYHSKVRLMCDFCSTHTLKEVPDPYYGGVEGFNHVIDLLMDACEGLLKHITQK, encoded by the coding sequence ATGCCTTATAAGCTACTGTTTGTCTGCCTTGGTAATATTTGCCGATCGCCATCGGCTGAAAATATTATGAATCATCTCATTGACCAAGCCAGGTTAAATAATACAATTCTTTGCGATTCTGCCGGTACTGCTGGTTATCACATTGGTGCAGCACCGGATCGACGCATGAGTGCCGCAGCAGAGAATAAGTTAGGATTTAAACTCATTGGACAAGCTCGGCAATTTCAAATCCGTGACTTTCAAGAGTTTGATTTGATTTTGGCAATGGATCGTAATAATTATGATGATATCCTCGCTGTTGACCCTTCTGGGCAATATCATTCTAAAGTTAGGTTGATGTGTGATTTTTGCTCTACACACACCCTCAAGGAAGTTCCAGACCCCTATTATGGCGGAGTTGAAGGCTTTAATCATGTGATTGATTTACTAATGGATGCTTGTGAAGGGTTGCTAAAACATATCACCCAGAAGTAA